Proteins from one Eretmochelys imbricata isolate rEreImb1 chromosome 28, rEreImb1.hap1, whole genome shotgun sequence genomic window:
- the LOC144258202 gene encoding solute carrier family 35 member G3-like has translation MRPPSAPPTPSWPLAALLRSSRPCSPAPAAPARWAPWRRYRVSESMKGLLVALLGGGVPAGFVAPFTRMAHEASAIPSLEILLVRCLFHLAFACRLRCGRAPLLGPAPGRRRLLLHAAANVLSVACAYSSFVAVPSANAATVRKGSSTLGSALLALCVESRPLSGYDWFGLLGSTLGLLIMVVPDLLSLDPSTRLADAFGYALACLGGVALALGLAIFRALDFPAKLPTAAFAFGALGGLVCAPAMFLLQEPVLPAEPLTWSCTVAIGVLAVVSFLCASHAVTLAHPALVCAVLHSEVVVTLAVQHYVLRETVTPFDVMGAGVILGSISIIAAQNVSCHPREEEEEEEEEEEEEDEEEG, from the coding sequence AtgcggccccccagcgccccgcccACGCCATCCTGGCCCCTGGCCGCCCTGCTGCGCTcctcccgcccctgctccccggCCCCGGCCGCCCCGGCCCGCTGGGCCCCCTGGCGCCGGTACCGCGTCTCGGAGAGCATGAAGGGGCTGCTGGTGGccctgctggggggcggggtgccGGCCGGCTTCGTGGCCCCCTTCACCCGCATGGCCCACGAGGCCTCCGCCATCCCCTCGCTGGAGATCCTGCTGGTCCGCTGCCTCTTCCACCTGGCCTTCGCCTGCCGGCTCCGCTGCGGCCGGGCCCCGCTGCTGGGGCCCGCCCCGGGCCGCCGCCGCCTGCTGCTGCACGCCGCCGCCAACGTCCTCTCCGTGGCCTGCGCCTACAGCTCCTTCGTGGCCGTGCCCAGCGCCAATGCCGCCACCGTCCGCAAGGGCTCCTCCACCCTGGGCTCGGCCCTGCTGGCCCTGTGCGTGGAGAGCCGGCCCCTGTCCGGCTACGACTGGTTCGGCCTCCTGGGCAGCACCCTGGGCCTGCTCATCATGGTGGTGCCGGATCTGCTCAGCCTGGACCCCAGCACCCGGCTGGCCGACGCCTTCGGCTACGCCTTGGCCTGCCTGGGTGGCGTGGCCTTGGCCTTGGGCTTGGCCATCTTCCGGGCCTTGGATTTCCCGGCCAAGCTGCCCACGGCCGCCTTCGCCTTCGGGGCGCTGGGGGGCCTGGTGTGCGCCCCGGCCATGTTCCTGCTGCAGGAGCCGGTGCTGCCGGCCGAGCCGCTCACCTGGAGCTGCACCGTGGCCATCGGGGTGCTGGCCGTGGTCTCCTTCCTGTGCGCCAGCCACGCCGTCACCCTGGCGCACCCGGCCCTGGTGTGCGCGGTGCTGCACTCCGAGGTGGTGGTGACGCTGGCCGTGCAGCACTACGTCCTGCGGGAGACCGTGACGCCCTTCGACGTCATGGGGGCGGGCGTCATCCTGGGCAGCATCTCCATCATCGCGGCCCAGAACGTCAGCTGCCACCcgcgggaggaggaggaagaggaagaggaggaggaggaggaggaggacgaggaggaAGGGTGA